Within the Ranitomeya imitator isolate aRanImi1 chromosome 8, aRanImi1.pri, whole genome shotgun sequence genome, the region ATTCTAGGAGGCTCATATGGACTCTCACAAAGTTGCGGAACCAAAGTTTCCTTCCTCAACTAGCCTTCTAGAGGTATTCCATGGTCACCACTCAAGCTCCTTTCTTTAGTAGATTTCTCTTTCACACATATGTATATctttcacacatacacacacaaacacactccggTGGAAATCACTTAGACCAGAGGGGTGTAATTCCTACTCTCCATGTCCGAACCACTTACTAACTCAACATTGCTTTCTGTTCCTCACACTAACCACTGAGATTCACAAATCTCCTCCCCACAATGGGCTGGCCTTAACTCTCACACTATCTCTGTTCCACTGCTGCTGGCAAAACGTAACCTTTCACCTAGTTCGAGACAGTGATATCTTGTGACCGTGCGTTAGTACTGCAGCCTACATAGAAATTAACAATTGTTATTAGGAAAAAATACATCAGGATGACAACATTATTTACATTCTGTACCACAGCAGCATTGATGTCTTCAGGGGGAACACGACAGTTGGTCAATCTCCTTACATATACACTAAAAATTCGCACAGAGATTTCCATTGGTGAATTTCCATTGGTGACACTGCAGATGTATAAGCAGCAATCCAGTTCTGTCCAGACACGTGCCGACATATCCTCAGATATTATTTCTACTGTTTCAGTTATCTGTCAGATCCTGTGGCTAGTTGAAATGGCAGATACACTGAGTCATTGATGTAACCCCAAAGAAAGAAGTCACAAGGTATTAGGTCTGGAGATCGTGGAGGTCAGCGCAACATTGGCAAATCAACCTAAAACGGTCACAGAAACAGCAGGGTCCATATCAGAGGACATGGATAGAACTGGACTAGCATCTAAACATCTGTGTGTCACCAATGAAAATCACTTTCAACATTTGTAGTGTACAGATAtgaaagaagtatcgtttctccttgtggagattgacatgctaagcatgcaaaGAAGAGGAgaattaaagctgcaatgctcctctaggaaatatgctaattatgcaaattgtaggattgctaccttccaataggtgacactagagatctagttctcttcctctctgaagagacaatttgcataattagcatatttcccagaggagcattgcggctttaagtctcctcatcttggcatgcttagcatgtcaatctccgcaaggagaaacaatacttcttagaTATCGGTCGGACAACTCTCACACAGCGAAGCCAGATCTcccctttgcactgacgaggggcagtaccccgaaacacagtgtctgcaagttgagattctggtttggctattatcctaagtcatgtcacAAGGCTTGTTAAAGCATCGACATTgatttgtaggattgctaccttccaataggtggtactagagatctagttctcttcctctctgaagagacaatttgcataattagcgtaGTGTACAGATAAAACTTGTAGCTAGTGTGGTTTTTTATGTTAATACTTTTGTACCATGCTCTATCAGTTATGAATTACTGAAGCTATAATTTTTCACCCTGTATGCTGTAAAAGCATAGGGACTAACCTAAGACAACAAAAGACTGAAAACATTATTTATGATTTCTGAGGTCAAAGAATACTTCAATTCCCTAACATATAAACCTTTCCAAAGCCGCTAGGTGGAAAGCTCCATTTCTCTCCTTTCAAGTAGTTAAACAACATATTAAATCACACAATTTGAGTGTATTGAAGCCACTAAATCTGACAATTTGGATAATTTCTATAACATCTGGACCCCCGGGCTGGACCGCTTCTCCCACTCTAGTTTACATGGCGCTATTGTGACGTCATCCTGACCTCAACCTGGTCCTAACTTTGTTATCCATTCTGCTCTATGGCTGTTAATTACACAACAACCTGTCCTTATTGATATGACCAAACATTTAATTTAGGATCTACTGTATCTTCGATGATATATCAATAGCTTGATTGATATCTTTCATAATATAGATTACTTCTGTTCTGTAGTTCCCTCTCTTGTTTTCTTGCAAGTTTACTGAAAAGTGGCCCATTTGAAGAATTTTTGCTTCCATTTTCATTGAAAAGCAGTCTTTTATCTTCAATACAATAAAATATTTATGAAACTAAAAAAGGAACTTCCAACATTTTCTCTGGAAAGCAACTTATTCAAAAGTTTTCATAAATTGTGAGAAATGTGCACATGATAGAAAAGATTTTGTTCCATTGAAACCAGAAGTTCAAATGACTTACAGCTTCCCTTCTTGTTGTCATCTCGGAACTAGCCTTACACGAACATGTAATCCAGAGTAAAATGGTGTATACCGGTTAAGTTTGGGACTTGACATAGAGGATCCAGTTCTGGTGAATACACTTTTAGGTATTCCTTATAATAAGCTATGTCTTCTGTGTGACCTGTGCTTCTTTGCGCAATCTATTTAATCTACTTACGTGAAATTCAATAAAAAATTAGCATTAAAACTGCACTTAACCCATCGattggtcactctgagtcacaagtTTACTGCATGAAAAGTGTGTCTGCTGATATGATTAGATGGGCAGGCGTGAATAGGAGAGAGTGCTGTCCAGTTACTCAGCAGGTGCAATCATCTCCTTGTGGCAGCCTACGGGTTAGCAGAGGATTCTCTTGTGACAAGATGGGGcagttattttaaccccttcgccccaaagcctcaccttcctgaccagactaatttttacaattctgaccactatcactttatgaggtcataactctggaacgcttcaacagattctggtgattctgaaaatgttttctcatgacatattgtactttatgatagtgataaaatttctttgatatgacttgtattaatttgtaaaaaaaattggagtttggcaaaacttttgaatatttcacaattttcaaacttttaatttttatgcccctaaatcagagagtcatatcgcacaagatagttaataaataacatttcccacatgtactaCAGCAAGAAAACTGAGTATAAGAATCCCAAAAATCAtagtagaaaaaataattttattaacacaaaaATACATATTAGAAACGTACGACCAATTAAAATTATgcaccccttttgaaaaagcttggcggcgaaacgtgcgtcaaggggctCCTGGTGCATAGTCTGTGCGCTGTCCGGCTATACCATGGGTAAGCACGCATAGGCTATTATTCATTTATTGATTTATCCAGCATGTTCCTCATGAGATATTGTCTCTGACCTCTAGGGACTTTTGCAGGAACTACCTCATTATGATATGATTTTAAAATAGCCGCATCGCTAGCAGCATACTTACCCCTGGATATATGTAGCGTCCCCCATTTACACCAGTATACCTAGAGTTTTCTCTCTATCTACCACCTGCTTTGGTGCATAATTTTAATTGGTCATACGTTTCTGATATGTATttttgtgttaataaaattattttttctactaTGATTTTTGGGATTCTTATACTCCGTTTTCTTGCTGTAGTACATGTTCGTTGGAGTTGTCCTGGTGAACCAGTGTGTCTGGACATTGTTTTTGGGAGAGCCACACTATATTGCTCTCGGCCATATATTACGTGTATGCTTCATGATTCCTtgtttaacatttcccacatgtctactctacatcagtacaattttggaaacatcatttttctattcgccacgacagcacccactagagagaggggatccgcccctaggaacaggaaacctacagagtgataaaaggggcggccccccctcgctcctcagttggtttcctgttcccaaggaggaaaccctcagagagaatctctgcagctaagaagaggaaaagctcgcctggaacacagcctgtacgtctctgttgagcgacaggggccccagagcgagcGTCAGAGACGGGTGTTCCTGTTGGTTCCCCCCCTCATCTGGATACATCAGCAGCATGCCGGGATCACAACAGTCTCCCTGTTGGGAGACCGTTGGTTTTTGCTCCACCGCCTAAAGAATCCCGTCAGCACATCAAGTAAGTGTCGCTATGGAAAGCGCTTACCCTCCGGCCACAGTGGGGCATGAACGGCCGCGGTAGcaggagcttctcttcctctgcagcATAGAAGGAAGACGCGCGAGCGCACATGCAGGCGCTGTATGGTCGGCGTACCCGGATGTAAAGAGGAACTTCCGGGTATGCGGGGTCAGCTAAGCGTGCTGGCGTGGACGCCTTGGACAGCGGTGGAGAGGGCTAATAAAgttggtcaggtaaaaaaaaaaaaaaaaaagggggggaggaaagatgggggcgtgtatcccttgtaagaacggctctatataaggctggagacacatggcactgtgcgcaccatgtcgtctcaggaagatattgagcgcccactggaggttgtaatcctgcctagtggtgatgctaataagaaaatcagcggacactcaaaaatgagtgattccacggataaatcagggaaaaaatcgtcccgttccaaaccccaggccgaccagacaactctgcagccggtatatttttttttttttccggataagtgtatatatagcttcatatctcttacagtagtctcctctgcttgtgtcttttttgtaggctaagcggacgtcaaaatctaaacataagcagtgtaagatatgtaatgagcccctacctgactcatatattaaggagctatgtcaacattgcattgataacactttacagcaggagagttcggtcaggatgaatgacatacgtctcatgatccgggaagagcttcagtccttgaggggtagtccggcggttaatatggaaaggagaagtagaaggactctttcacctatagccgacacatcagcagaaagtggagaggtggactcagacatctctcagagattggattcctcggaggaggaagattatgtctgttttcctacagacaatgtaaataatttggttaaagctgtaagaggaacaatgggggtgtcagagtctaaagatccccagacaccacaggacattatgttcgcaggtttatcgcagcgaaagggccaagtattccctgtgaatcaggccattaaagaccttgttaaaaaagaatgggctaaaggacagaagggctttgtaccggtatcatgtaagaggcggtacccctttgatgatgaggacttggcagtttggtctaaaattcctaaagtggatgcggctgtggcatcaacttctcgccgatcctccttacccgtagaggatgcgggctccttgcctgaccccatggatagaaaatcagacgctctgcttaaaaggtcatgggaagcttgtgtcacggcatttaaaccggcgatctcagccacgtccactagtagatctatgctggtctggctggagcagttggaccaaaatattaagagtggtgtatctagggaaaaactacgtgcctctattcctttgattaagggggcggcagccttcatttctgatgcctctatagactctctccgcctagcagccagaacagccagcctcactaatacggcacgacgcgctttatggttaaagaattggaaaggggatgcccagtccagggctaaattgtgtactataccctgccagggtgagtacctctttggaacggtcttagacgaaattctcactaaggcaggtgaaaggaagaaggggttccctaatccctttattccttcttacagaagggcgttcaaaaagccaccattcggaaggaagGGAGGCTTCAAGGACAGATGGAATAACAAAGATTTCAAACAAAGAGGAAATTTGTTCAATAAgcgccccttcaagccagcagataaattccgctgattatatttcaccggtgggaggaagactaaaacaatttagtaagcagtggaaagacataacggttaatccatgggccattcatttaatatcttcaggcctcacattagactttattaaaaggcctccggactccttcctccttaccaccttaagatccaggcctcaacaagaggcacttgaaaccaaAGTTAAATCCCTCATACTCAAACAAGTCctggtagaggttccatcttcccagatagggaggggattttactctcccttatttctgattagtaagcctgatggctctttcagaactataattaacttgagaaaactgaactcctttataagacccaaaacatttaaaatggaatccatacgttcggccataaaaaatctatttccaaactgttacatggtagtattggatcttaaagatgcttattaccatattcctatacaccatttacatcagcaatttcttcgggtagcagtttgtatagaagggcaaattcgtcatctacaataccgggcaatgcccttcggtttatctatggccccaagggtttttactaaattgctagcggaagtaatgtcctttttacgggtaaaagataccttggtcattccgtatttggatgacctattgattgtaggtaagaactccctacagtgtgagcagaggttacacttcagacatcatggagttggccgaaggtcatctgctatccttgtcagcagtgcacatcaggggcatagacaattttcatgccgatttcctcagccgtcacactcttcatcagggagaatggatgctgaacaggaagattttcagattaataacagctcgatggggtgttcctcaaatagacttgttttccacaagagccaaccgtcaggtcaggaggtttgcctctctatgcagggaggacaagccggacatactcgatgccctccaggtaccatggacattcgacctggcctatgctttccccccatggaatctattacctatagtaataagaaaaataagggaggaaggcgcaagagttctgttaatagccccattctggcccaaaaggccatggttctcatggctgagggcgatgtcagtgtcagacccgtggattctgcctcagtccaaggacttgctctctcagggaccattcctccatcctcaggcaaagggcatgaacctgactgcctggagtttgagaggcagttactaagtataagggggttttctagtgggttaattaacactcttatgaagagtagaaaaccttcaactactagaatttatgttagaatttggagaaaatttcttcaattccatactgcacaactttcatctgaagttcctatatttccagtgttggaatttctacaaagaggtttggaattaggactctccgtaagcactctgaaggtccaggtttcagctttaggagctctttttaattatgatgttgtgggtaataggtggatatcccgatttatatctgcctgtgagcgttcaagaccaattagcataccgcaggttcctcagtgggatttatccatagtcctggaagcattgacacagccaccgtttgagcctctccaaacagcctcactaaaaaatatttctttgaaaacggtattgttagtggcattagtttctgctagaagagtgagtgatctccatgcattatctatagatcctccctttttatctgtaacatcagataggataattttgaaaacagacccttgttatcttcctacagtagccactacttttcatagagcccaggagatcttgttacctaccttttatgagaaccactcaactccagaagaagtaaaacttcatactctagatgtaaaaaggattgtgctagcctatttagagagaaccagggactgga harbors:
- the LOC138648099 gene encoding uncharacterized protein; the encoded protein is MSSQEDIERPLEVVILPSGDANKKISGHSKMSDSTDKSGKKSSRSKPQADQTTLQPAKRTSKSKHKQCKICNEPLPDSYIKELCQHCIDNTLQQESSVRMNDIRLMIREELQSLRGSPAVNMERRSRRTLSPIADTSAESGEVDSDISQRLDSSEEEDYVCFPTDNVNNLVKAVRGTMGVSESKDPQTPQDIMFAGLSQRKGQVFPVNQAIKDLVKKEWAKGQKGFVPVSCKRRYPFDDEDLAVWSKIPKVDAAVASTSRRSSLPVEDAGSLPDPMDRKSDALLKRSWEACVTAFKPAISATSTSRSMLVWLEQLDQNIKSGVSREKLRASIPLIKGAAAFISDASIDSLRLAARTASLTNTARRALWLKNWKGDAQSRAKLCTIPCQGEYLFGTVLDEILTKAGERKKGFPNPFIPSYRRAFKKPPFGRKGGFKDRWNNKDFKQRGNLFNKRPFKPADKFR